A genome region from Rickettsiales endosymbiont of Stachyamoeba lipophora includes the following:
- a CDS encoding DMT family transporter, translating into MAWVMLLLAGLFEIMWAIGLKYSESFTKLWPSVFTIIAMIISVILLGVSVRTIPLGTAYAIWTGIGAIGAVIAGIILFNEPVLLLRMIFVGLILIGVLGLKIVSSH; encoded by the coding sequence ATGGCTTGGGTCATGTTATTATTAGCTGGATTATTTGAAATTATGTGGGCTATAGGGCTGAAATATAGTGAAAGTTTTACTAAATTGTGGCCCTCAGTGTTTACTATTATAGCTATGATTATAAGTGTTATATTGCTTGGTGTTTCAGTTAGAACAATTCCGTTAGGTACTGCTTATGCTATATGGACAGGTATTGGTGCAATAGGTGCTGTTATAGCGGGTATCATATTATTTAATGAGCCTGTATTATTACTACGTATGATATTTGTAGGTTTAATTCTTATTGGAGTGTTAGGCTTAAAAATAGTTTCTTCACACTAA
- a CDS encoding BolA family protein — protein sequence MTEIASLKAALHQNIQDIESIDIQDNSYLHAGHAGYKEGYITHIKITISSPSLVHLSKVKQHQIIYKALAAFMNNPLHAIEIKVCNGN from the coding sequence ATGACTGAAATAGCAAGCTTAAAAGCCGCCCTTCACCAAAATATCCAAGATATAGAATCAATTGATATACAAGATAACTCTTACCTACACGCAGGCCATGCAGGTTATAAGGAAGGATATATTACCCATATCAAAATAACTATATCCTCTCCCAGCCTTGTGCATTTAAGCAAGGTAAAACAACATCAAATAATTTATAAAGCTTTAGCTGCTTTTATGAACAATCCACTTCATGCAATTGAAATAAAAGTATGTAATGGAAATTAA
- a CDS encoding helix-turn-helix domain-containing protein, protein MARKVGRLMKIDQIIGKRIKARRIFLGFSRQELAEKIGVTHQQVQKYENGSNRISAGRLYAIAEAINVAMSFFFDNVEEESAANQAELPNEGQRMCIEVARNFMKINNQEFQSMINSLVKTLASS, encoded by the coding sequence ATGGCTAGAAAAGTTGGTAGGTTAATGAAAATTGACCAAATTATTGGGAAAAGAATTAAAGCTAGAAGAATATTTCTTGGTTTTTCCAGACAAGAATTAGCTGAAAAAATTGGTGTAACTCATCAGCAAGTACAAAAATATGAAAATGGTAGTAATCGAATTTCTGCAGGAAGATTATACGCTATTGCGGAAGCAATTAATGTAGCTATGAGCTTCTTCTTTGATAACGTGGAAGAAGAATCGGCGGCAAATCAGGCAGAGCTTCCTAATGAAGGTCAGAGAATGTGTATTGAAGTAGCTAGAAATTTTATGAAAATTAATAATCAAGAATTTCAAAGTATGATTAATTCATTAGTAAAAACTCTAGCATCAAGTTAA
- the rsmA gene encoding 16S rRNA (adenine(1518)-N(6)/adenine(1519)-N(6))-dimethyltransferase RsmA, whose amino-acid sequence MKLNDLPTIAEIVKTNALFADKRFGQNFLFDQNITDKIVRLAGVNSSDVVIEVGPGPGGLTRSILKADPHQLIIIEKDRRFKEVLQQLVSVSKENQLKIIEADALKIDYSQLGAQKFQIIANLPYNIGTVLLFEWLKFLPFLSQITIMLQKEVVDRITATPKTKDYSRISVVIQNYFTATKLFELPPKAFYPPPNVDSAVVKLVPKAPLFDGELKLFESFVQQLFNNRRKQLRKFFENIGINEHDYQSIGITGQARAEELSLEQIVTLMSFVKK is encoded by the coding sequence ATGAAGCTTAATGATCTGCCCACTATTGCCGAAATTGTAAAAACCAATGCGTTGTTTGCAGATAAAAGATTTGGACAAAATTTTCTATTTGATCAAAATATTACTGATAAAATTGTAAGACTTGCCGGAGTTAATTCCAGTGATGTAGTAATTGAAGTAGGACCTGGTCCTGGCGGCCTTACCCGCTCTATTTTAAAGGCAGATCCGCATCAGTTAATCATTATCGAAAAAGATCGAAGATTTAAAGAAGTGCTACAACAGTTAGTGAGTGTCTCGAAAGAGAATCAATTAAAAATTATTGAAGCTGATGCGCTGAAAATCGATTATAGCCAATTGGGAGCACAAAAATTTCAAATAATTGCTAATTTACCTTATAATATTGGCACTGTACTATTGTTTGAATGGTTGAAATTTTTGCCGTTCCTTTCACAAATTACCATTATGTTACAAAAAGAAGTGGTGGATAGAATAACAGCTACTCCTAAAACTAAAGATTATTCTAGAATTTCAGTAGTTATACAAAATTATTTTACTGCTACTAAATTATTTGAGTTGCCGCCTAAAGCTTTTTATCCACCACCAAATGTTGATTCGGCTGTAGTTAAGTTAGTACCTAAGGCTCCTTTATTTGATGGTGAGCTAAAACTTTTCGAAAGTTTTGTCCAACAACTTTTTAATAATCGCAGAAAACAGCTTCGTAAGTTTTTTGAAAACATTGGAATTAATGAGCATGATTATCAATCAATTGGTATTACCGGGCAAGCAAGAGCTGAAGAGTTAAGCCTGGAGCAAATTGTAACATTGATGAGCTTTGTGAAGAAATAA
- a CDS encoding MFS transporter codes for MSLSPIFAILLGNILEFYDFMLFAHLSSVLGPKFFPAENEFISHLMGLGMFALGYFARPVGAIIFGIIGDKLGRKIAITKSILIISLPTLIIALLPTYHQIGIIAPIILIIVRCIQGIAMGGEYSNAGILLIENYPRHRFLLSCLLCASCQIGSILALGICYIIIAYQEIEWLWRIAFVIGFILGIVSYYLRKILRESISFTQTKQEEKFKEVFRDKISFLSITIFAGLIGILVWMPITFTNFYSNKYLHLGSTYSIKVTLVAVFSYIIALTSLGLLFNRYFSNNIRAILLMMFGASGLACLSAVPLFTLLTQHHLFLFQILITVLAAAFGGGIHQVACKLTNSAVRSRAVSLSFALGISIFGSTSPIIATWLIETTQNHISPSFYVMLISFLSCLMIGLLFKKKFKSV; via the coding sequence ATGTCTCTGTCCCCAATTTTTGCTATTTTGCTAGGAAACATTCTTGAATTTTATGATTTCATGCTGTTTGCCCATTTATCTTCAGTGCTTGGACCAAAATTTTTTCCTGCAGAGAATGAATTTATTTCCCATTTAATGGGTTTAGGGATGTTTGCATTAGGATATTTTGCAAGACCAGTGGGAGCTATTATTTTTGGTATAATAGGTGACAAGCTAGGCAGGAAGATAGCAATCACGAAGTCCATATTAATTATTTCATTACCTACCTTAATTATAGCACTTTTACCTACCTATCATCAAATTGGCATAATTGCCCCTATAATTCTGATAATCGTTAGATGTATTCAAGGTATCGCCATGGGAGGTGAGTATAGTAATGCAGGTATATTGCTAATAGAAAATTATCCTAGGCATCGTTTTTTGCTAAGTTGTCTGTTATGTGCTTCTTGCCAGATAGGCAGTATCCTGGCATTAGGAATTTGCTATATTATTATTGCTTATCAAGAAATTGAATGGTTATGGAGAATAGCTTTTGTAATAGGTTTTATTCTTGGAATTGTCAGTTATTACTTACGAAAAATTCTAAGGGAAAGCATATCATTTACACAGACAAAGCAAGAGGAAAAATTTAAAGAAGTTTTTAGGGATAAAATAAGTTTTTTAAGTATAACAATTTTTGCCGGATTAATAGGGATACTAGTATGGATGCCTATTACGTTTACCAATTTTTATAGTAATAAATATTTACATCTTGGTAGTACTTATTCAATTAAAGTGACTTTGGTTGCAGTATTTAGCTATATCATAGCGTTAACTTCCTTAGGGCTATTATTTAATCGCTATTTTAGTAATAATATTAGAGCTATATTGTTGATGATGTTTGGAGCAAGTGGTTTAGCTTGTTTAAGTGCTGTGCCACTTTTTACTTTGCTAACCCAGCATCATTTATTTTTATTTCAAATACTGATTACTGTTTTGGCAGCAGCTTTTGGAGGAGGAATTCACCAGGTTGCCTGCAAGCTAACTAATTCGGCGGTTAGAAGTAGAGCTGTTTCATTAAGTTTTGCCCTTGGTATTAGTATTTTTGGTAGCACATCGCCCATTATTGCCACTTGGCTAATTGAAACAACTCAAAATCACATCTCGCCTAGCTTTTATGTAATGTTAATCAGCTTTCTATCATGTTTGATGATTGGATTGCTTTTCAAAAAGAAATTTAAGTCAGTTTAA
- a CDS encoding aminoglycoside phosphotransferase family protein codes for MWKEQERKWLDNIPLIVQQLVESWNLSNLNVLSDLTYNYILSGYQNSLPIILKLSGDKQALSLEAEMLELYQGNIFVRLISKNLEMGALLIERVIPGTTLSELFPDRDTQAVGHASSIIKQINNYPRHYSQLNLSKYPTVATWLKVLDHEYNIPTEYLTKAQMLKANNC; via the coding sequence ATGTGGAAAGAGCAGGAGAGGAAGTGGCTAGATAATATACCGCTCATTGTTCAACAATTAGTTGAATCATGGAATTTAAGTAATTTAAATGTCTTATCCGATTTAACTTATAATTATATATTAAGTGGATATCAAAATAGCCTGCCCATTATTTTAAAATTAAGTGGTGATAAGCAAGCTTTAAGTTTAGAAGCAGAAATGTTGGAATTGTATCAGGGCAATATTTTTGTACGCCTTATTAGTAAGAATTTAGAGATGGGCGCGTTGCTTATAGAACGCGTAATTCCTGGAACAACATTGTCAGAATTATTTCCAGATCGAGATACGCAAGCCGTGGGACATGCTTCCTCAATTATTAAGCAAATAAATAACTATCCTCGCCATTATTCTCAATTAAATTTATCTAAATATCCTACTGTGGCAACATGGCTAAAGGTGTTAGATCACGAATATAATATTCCAACCGAATATCTTACTAAAGCACAGATGCTAAAAGCCAACAATTGTTAA
- a CDS encoding aminoglycoside phosphotransferase family protein → MLSNPRSQFLHHGDLHHHNILKGKKGKYLAIDLKGELESWNMKWELLFATLSRS, encoded by the coding sequence TTGTTAAGTAATCCCCGCAGCCAATTTTTACACCATGGGGATCTGCATCATCATAATATCTTAAAAGGCAAAAAAGGTAAATATTTAGCAATTGATCTAAAAGGAGAATTGGAGAGTTGGAATATGAAATGGGAGCTTTTATTCGCAACCCTCTCCAGGAGTTAA
- a CDS encoding pentapeptide repeat-containing protein has product MQPQITPPIIPITNTSKPSINHIIDLYFQSTANGKVNQATTNLKSFIEEQLNLTQQVSFYEESAPDNAIVAKLTTKTLSNINNKIAKSLHIQQQSLLQLKKQIQTAYKSITELSFITEQQTTEELIDYLPKMLNKEANNITDHEQKLLSLLEREQSLITRIKHNNNTFKEVTGFKAHAINYGKNDIEITNYDFSKHNLNKHNLSGLTLIGCTFGPIDNTNFQESVFNGCNFNGSFDQCDLKGSKFINSLSKIQLNDCKFALAAPHIYTPPEQWIAAEERIPIFELIKLLIKDPTAMNTSAEYNDILRSYFVIICEKLLFSLTGSISPEVKKYFKIQFPALNKTNFLDEWKKYLDPIYELNVNEDLQVFDLPTAYSLELREIYYQIRAKYFYEYLEYVAQQVQANGLYKLKENYNTLLTQKVKNIEQLTQAYKTKLKEHQEFEQNLQIHLSAKPETKSEAYKNSLQENLRLAKQSIKVLGQELMYTKRSLTTLTNNFKAEIEEKRPQSFKSFVLKQMFNGVQVAKLLQEKGINLDNMMIDLAGMATISPHNLENPHYKLDFGDFSDCDFRNFLGEEEEDLLGIKFHRSILSHANFSSVGNYFTAIKRKLNWGFTPTHFSLCDIKHSNLNHAQFFGSKIFGNEIQNSSLLDADFSECQFIATNIEACNLEHTNFAKSKHFATIFEKSKLLATNFKKAQFIETLFNRSQLTAVNFTEATSILSQFSNLRLTECDFEHYQSFKDSYDKCKSIHSNFQNCNFNYSSLSSFISKNDDFTKAELNLEKIVFTQFMDIKCNEAKLAAQKLQKTIIRNGRIKGLKLDFKEIIDYFVFIPAIEEIENENIRSIEVSTQTKLGHFICSNIVFKSLKISQAEHQHKMLAKLNRQIYDQVSSNHRKIIKLKYPEMYFVYVILKRFTGFLDNIEHRLHRSFVLSWLFASRVHILVLNTPEQRQFINLGRFSLLREVKNTPPATCSILGIKLNTSLKDLPEHICEKLTNLLYHFELTNFLIMVVTLFATCTIADYFILKLPVLIFSKASSFFTITNFATTYLSAITTPFIFIAKNVLGLPLILETAKLTLVCSITVVLSAIILHKLSHYKIITPKTLPKQKNHQQIKLLEQANEKLQRDKEAISDQKIEIESRKAILIAEYQNIKSDQTQSMQFVGLENAELDNTYQLPKSILAIINRYNNKKDYLTEPGDAPEHISEGNNPLYANLLKKATQESSSLRNLISRAQEISIPR; this is encoded by the coding sequence ATGCAACCACAGATTACCCCCCCTATTATTCCTATAACTAATACATCCAAGCCCTCAATTAACCATATTATTGATCTATATTTTCAATCCACCGCCAATGGTAAAGTTAACCAAGCTACAACCAACCTGAAGAGCTTCATTGAAGAGCAATTAAATTTAACTCAACAAGTTTCTTTTTATGAGGAAAGTGCTCCTGATAATGCAATAGTAGCAAAGCTAACCACTAAAACTTTAAGCAACATCAACAACAAGATAGCGAAGTCTCTACATATCCAGCAGCAATCATTATTACAGCTTAAAAAGCAAATTCAAACTGCTTATAAATCAATAACTGAATTGTCGTTTATTACTGAACAACAAACTACCGAAGAGCTCATTGATTATTTACCTAAAATGCTCAATAAAGAGGCGAATAATATCACCGACCACGAGCAAAAATTATTAAGCCTTTTAGAACGTGAGCAATCACTCATAACTCGAATCAAACATAATAATAACACTTTTAAAGAAGTTACCGGCTTTAAAGCACACGCTATCAATTATGGTAAAAATGATATTGAAATTACTAATTATGATTTTAGCAAACATAATTTAAACAAACATAATTTATCTGGGTTAACTTTAATTGGATGTACATTTGGACCAATAGATAATACCAATTTTCAAGAAAGTGTTTTTAACGGATGTAATTTCAATGGAAGCTTTGATCAATGCGATTTAAAAGGCTCTAAGTTTATCAACTCGTTATCTAAAATTCAGCTAAATGATTGCAAATTTGCTCTAGCTGCTCCTCATATATATACGCCGCCTGAACAGTGGATTGCTGCTGAAGAACGCATTCCAATATTCGAACTTATAAAATTATTAATTAAAGATCCTACGGCAATGAATACTTCAGCAGAATATAATGATATTCTGCGTAGTTATTTTGTCATTATTTGCGAGAAACTTCTATTCAGCTTGACCGGTAGTATATCACCAGAAGTAAAAAAGTATTTTAAGATTCAATTTCCAGCTTTAAATAAAACCAATTTTTTAGATGAGTGGAAAAAATATTTAGATCCAATTTATGAATTAAATGTTAATGAAGATTTACAAGTTTTCGATTTACCCACAGCTTATTCACTCGAATTAAGAGAGATATATTACCAAATAAGAGCCAAATATTTCTATGAATATCTTGAATATGTAGCCCAACAAGTACAAGCTAACGGATTATATAAATTAAAGGAAAATTATAATACATTACTCACCCAAAAAGTAAAAAACATTGAACAACTAACTCAAGCATACAAAACTAAACTTAAAGAACACCAAGAATTTGAACAAAATTTACAAATACATTTAAGCGCCAAACCAGAAACCAAAAGCGAGGCTTACAAAAACAGCCTTCAAGAGAACCTGAGACTTGCCAAACAATCTATAAAAGTATTAGGCCAAGAATTAATGTACACCAAGCGTAGCTTGACCACTTTAACTAATAACTTCAAAGCAGAGATAGAAGAAAAGCGTCCTCAAAGCTTTAAAAGCTTTGTGCTAAAGCAAATGTTTAATGGGGTACAGGTAGCTAAATTATTACAAGAAAAAGGGATTAATCTAGACAATATGATGATAGACCTTGCCGGTATGGCTACAATCTCACCTCATAATTTAGAAAACCCACATTATAAGTTAGATTTTGGAGATTTTTCAGATTGCGATTTTAGAAACTTTTTAGGAGAAGAAGAAGAAGATTTGCTTGGTATTAAGTTCCACCGTTCGATACTTAGCCATGCTAATTTTAGTAGTGTCGGAAATTATTTTACCGCCATAAAACGCAAATTAAATTGGGGCTTTACACCCACGCACTTCAGTTTATGTGATATTAAACACTCTAATCTAAATCATGCTCAGTTTTTTGGTTCTAAGATATTCGGTAACGAAATACAGAACTCAAGCCTTTTAGATGCTGATTTTTCAGAATGCCAATTTATTGCAACTAACATTGAAGCATGCAATCTAGAACATACTAATTTTGCTAAATCAAAACATTTTGCTACAATTTTTGAAAAAAGTAAGCTACTTGCCACAAATTTTAAAAAAGCCCAATTTATTGAAACGCTCTTTAATCGCTCACAACTAACTGCAGTAAATTTTACCGAAGCAACTAGCATCTTATCTCAATTTAGCAATTTAAGGTTAACGGAGTGTGATTTTGAACATTATCAAAGTTTTAAAGATAGTTATGACAAATGCAAATCAATACACTCAAACTTTCAAAACTGTAACTTTAATTATTCTTCATTATCTAGCTTTATTTCAAAAAATGATGATTTTACTAAAGCTGAACTGAATCTTGAAAAGATAGTTTTTACTCAATTTATGGATATAAAGTGTAATGAGGCAAAACTTGCAGCCCAAAAACTACAAAAAACGATAATAAGAAATGGGCGTATCAAAGGCTTAAAGTTAGATTTTAAAGAAATAATCGATTATTTTGTATTTATTCCAGCAATAGAAGAAATTGAGAATGAAAATATAAGAAGTATTGAAGTCAGTACCCAAACTAAGCTCGGACACTTTATCTGTTCTAACATCGTATTCAAAAGCCTTAAAATTTCTCAAGCCGAACATCAGCATAAAATGCTTGCTAAATTAAACCGCCAAATATACGACCAAGTTTCTTCTAATCATCGTAAAATTATTAAACTTAAATATCCGGAAATGTATTTTGTATATGTAATACTTAAAAGGTTTACTGGCTTTTTAGATAATATCGAGCATCGCTTGCATCGCAGCTTTGTATTATCTTGGTTGTTCGCTTCGAGAGTTCATATTTTAGTATTGAATACTCCTGAACAACGGCAGTTTATTAATTTAGGAAGATTTAGCCTCTTGAGGGAAGTTAAAAATACGCCTCCAGCTACTTGTTCTATATTAGGAATAAAATTAAACACCTCTCTTAAAGATCTACCTGAGCATATTTGCGAAAAGTTAACTAACTTATTATATCATTTTGAGTTAACCAACTTTCTGATAATGGTTGTTACTTTATTTGCCACTTGCACTATTGCTGATTATTTTATTTTAAAGCTACCAGTTTTGATATTCTCTAAGGCCAGCTCTTTCTTTACCATTACAAATTTTGCTACTACTTATCTTAGTGCCATCACCACACCTTTTATTTTCATAGCAAAAAATGTATTAGGGTTACCTTTAATTTTAGAAACTGCTAAATTAACCTTAGTGTGTTCTATAACTGTTGTACTGAGCGCCATTATTTTACATAAACTAAGCCATTATAAAATCATTACGCCCAAAACTCTACCTAAACAAAAAAACCACCAACAAATTAAGCTACTAGAACAAGCAAACGAAAAACTACAAAGAGATAAAGAAGCAATAAGCGATCAAAAGATTGAAATAGAGTCAAGAAAAGCTATTTTAATAGCTGAATACCAAAATATAAAAAGCGATCAAACCCAAAGCATGCAATTTGTAGGATTAGAAAATGCTGAACTAGACAATACATACCAACTTCCCAAGTCTATTTTAGCTATAATTAATAGGTATAATAATAAAAAAGATTATTTAACAGAACCGGGAGACGCTCCAGAGCACATTTCAGAAGGAAACAATCCTCTCTATGCTAACCTTTTAAAAAAGGCCACGCAAGAATCATCATCCTTAAGAAATTTAATATCTAGAGCACAAGAAATTTCAATACCACGCTAA
- a CDS encoding OmpA family protein translates to MFKNLSINSYISKLAVLLFTLCSCTSLETLKSSTPQGDNFQKKLFEYYKDFADNEAKNCDWLDSQHFIDKAMLIVYGHNVLPEHPDDWKIPQENKLETLAYYNELKPLIDNKYLRSTFPENLAKAQFNYDCWLEELEENWQYEAIKHCKTNFENELMLLKDKLTAHNNQIKQSTPKKTEELKEQKQVEPKAKEPFNAQEKMAKNAQEFFQFRIFFEFNSSKLTAGAKQVLNKIADKINKMPQQPEEITLNGYTDHSGKEEYNLNLSKKRATAVKNYLTTKGLDPKKIVIYAFGEADIAFNTADNTREPGSRRVEIAIID, encoded by the coding sequence GTGTTCAAAAATTTATCAATAAATAGTTATATAAGCAAATTAGCGGTACTTCTATTCACTTTATGTAGTTGTACTTCTCTTGAAACATTGAAATCTTCTACTCCTCAAGGCGATAATTTTCAAAAAAAACTATTTGAATATTATAAAGACTTTGCCGACAATGAAGCTAAAAATTGTGATTGGCTTGATTCACAGCATTTTATTGATAAAGCTATGCTAATAGTTTATGGGCATAACGTACTTCCTGAACATCCAGATGATTGGAAGATACCTCAAGAAAACAAACTTGAAACTTTAGCTTACTATAATGAACTCAAACCATTGATTGATAATAAATACTTACGTAGCACTTTTCCAGAAAATTTAGCTAAGGCTCAATTTAACTATGATTGCTGGTTAGAAGAATTAGAAGAGAACTGGCAATATGAAGCAATAAAACACTGTAAAACCAACTTTGAGAATGAACTAATGTTACTCAAAGATAAATTAACAGCACATAATAACCAAATCAAACAATCAACACCAAAAAAAACAGAAGAACTGAAAGAGCAAAAACAAGTAGAACCAAAAGCTAAAGAGCCATTTAATGCCCAAGAAAAAATGGCTAAAAATGCTCAGGAATTCTTTCAATTTCGAATCTTTTTTGAGTTTAATAGCAGCAAATTAACCGCAGGAGCAAAACAAGTTTTAAATAAAATTGCTGATAAAATTAATAAAATGCCTCAACAACCAGAAGAAATCACTCTTAATGGTTATACTGACCACTCAGGAAAAGAGGAATACAATCTTAATCTGTCTAAAAAAAGAGCGACTGCTGTAAAAAATTATTTAACTACCAAGGGCCTTGATCCTAAAAAGATTGTTATATATGCTTTCGGTGAAGCTGATATCGCCTTTAATACAGCAGATAATACCAGGGAACCTGGTAGCAGAAGAGTTGAAATAGCGATAATTGATTAG
- a CDS encoding ribonuclease HII, with amino-acid sequence MKLFNLSLMTIGIDEAGRGPLAGPVVAAAVKFKSFENMDLINDSKKLTAKKREQLFSIISEQAIIGLGIVEAAEIDQINIYNATKKAFYLAANKLLEQVKHADYQIIIDGNFVPNELKYAQSIIKGDGTYYEIAAASIVAKVTRDRIMQTLSEVYPHYGWSNNMGYGTKAHIEAINIYGITPHHRKSFEPVKSMLIITQQVLELT; translated from the coding sequence ATGAAGCTATTTAATCTTTCTTTAATGACTATAGGTATAGATGAAGCAGGGAGAGGGCCGTTAGCAGGGCCGGTTGTAGCAGCTGCTGTGAAGTTTAAATCTTTTGAGAATATGGATTTAATCAATGATTCTAAAAAACTAACTGCTAAGAAGCGAGAACAATTATTTTCGATTATTAGTGAACAGGCGATAATCGGCCTAGGAATAGTAGAAGCTGCAGAAATTGATCAGATCAATATTTATAATGCGACTAAAAAGGCTTTTTACTTAGCAGCTAATAAACTGCTAGAGCAAGTAAAACATGCTGATTATCAAATTATAATCGATGGAAATTTTGTACCGAACGAACTTAAATACGCTCAATCTATCATTAAAGGGGATGGGACCTATTATGAGATTGCTGCAGCTTCCATTGTTGCAAAAGTAACTCGTGATAGAATTATGCAAACATTAAGCGAGGTTTATCCGCATTATGGTTGGAGTAATAATATGGGTTATGGCACTAAAGCGCATATTGAGGCAATTAACATTTATGGCATTACACCCCATCATCGCAAAAGTTTTGAACCAGTTAAGTCAATGCTTATTATAACCCAGCAAGTATTAGAGCTGACATAG
- a CDS encoding superoxide dismutase, with amino-acid sequence MLNAKLSNDKANQSSYPFNLPNLPYDATALEPHLSSNTFSFHHGKHHQAYVTNLNNLLKEHEFAKLDLEKVIASSAGKNEYVGIFNNAAQVWNHSFYWHSMKQNGGGQPSGTLLGRINTDFGSFDNFAQEFKQAGATQFGSGWAWLVLDLNDNKLKVTKTANADLPITKNQVAIITADVWEHAYYLDYQNRRPDYLAVFLEKLVNWDFAQANFDKAIS; translated from the coding sequence ATGCTAAACGCTAAACTAAGCAATGATAAAGCAAATCAATCATCTTATCCTTTTAATTTACCTAATCTTCCTTATGACGCTACTGCACTTGAACCGCATTTAAGCAGTAATACTTTTAGCTTTCATCATGGCAAACATCATCAAGCTTATGTAACTAATTTAAATAATTTACTTAAAGAACATGAATTTGCTAAACTTGACCTTGAAAAGGTAATTGCAAGTTCAGCTGGTAAAAACGAGTATGTAGGTATTTTTAATAATGCTGCCCAAGTATGGAACCATAGTTTTTACTGGCACTCTATGAAACAAAATGGCGGCGGCCAACCTAGTGGTACCTTGCTTGGTAGAATTAACACAGATTTTGGCAGCTTTGATAATTTTGCTCAAGAGTTTAAACAAGCTGGAGCCACCCAATTTGGCAGTGGCTGGGCTTGGCTGGTATTAGATCTAAATGACAATAAACTAAAAGTAACTAAAACTGCTAATGCAGATTTACCTATAACTAAAAATCAAGTAGCTATCATCACTGCTGACGTATGGGAACATGCTTATTATCTAGATTATCAAAACCGTAGACCGGACTATTTAGCAGTATTTTTAGAAAAACTAGTTAACTGGGACTTTGCTCAAGCTAATTTCGATAAAGCAATTAGCTAA